A segment of the Lycium ferocissimum isolate CSIRO_LF1 chromosome 10, AGI_CSIRO_Lferr_CH_V1, whole genome shotgun sequence genome:
ATGTTTCACATAAGTGATGTAGTACACAAGATAGGGTTCAGTGTTCACTAATATATGCTCTAGTTTTGACGTTAAGGTTAGACTAAAATGATTTGCGGTGCTCGTCACAAACAATTAAGATATCGATGGGTAGCTATTTCAAAAGAGTGAAATGACAGATGAAAATAGGGATGATGCATAAAATTAAACTAGGATTGCATGCTAACATGGAGGAGTGCTATATAAGTAGGAGAATACATGTCAAAGTGGAAGACAAGTTATATAAGATCAAATATGCAAAATAATAACGTTATATATGAGTGAATATTGGACCtctaataatttgaaaaaataaacaaatgacTCCTAAAAGCTTCAACAGGATAAAAGACCCAGCTTGAAGCATAAATAGTGATATGCTCCATCCATTTTTTAAATTGTCCATAAAATACTACCTCAAAACCAGGAAAAGCAGCTGGATAAGCATGGCCTTGTGACGTGTGAAGAAGATTAAAATATTTCAACGACATCTGACAAGTAGTCAGCAAACACATTACAATCGATGATTATGGTAGCCATATTAAACATTACTCTTTAAATGAGGATCACGAATAcataatcaaaattttcaacagAAACACATATAACTAGTTATAAAcgtgtataattaaaataaatacatgAATATATTTATGAGTTtagtttgagttttttttttttatcaatatcAAACCAAATACACGTAATCTCCTTGAATTAATTAAGTTCAATTTTTCAGTTGGGTCTGACTTCTGATTTTTTCTTGAATGCCGACCTAAAATAGGATAAATAACATACTTTCTACGtttcaaaataattgatgtttgtgggtcatttgcacgattgccgtTTAAAGGcacttgtctttaatttttgcccctcaaattggcgtggtctttaatttttacccttcgtctAATACCCCGAGGTCCTGAGTTCAAACCCCGACtcaatcaaacaaaaaaaagaaaatttcgcTGGCAGAGTTTCATAGCAAAATTGAGCCTATTCGGgtaaaagttaggccttaaggcaaagtttttcaaaatttcaactgaattaaaaaaaaaattgtcttaatgCGAACCTCCACCTTAAtatagagttttgccttcaggttaaggcagagttttgccatGCATGAAGGTagaactctaccttaaggcagagtttgaggCAAAACTCTgttttgcgaatttttttaaaattttttttgactaagcgggggttcgaacccgaaatcaaagggtttttagcgaagggcaaaaattaaagaccaccaatttaaggggcaaaaattaaagactagtgcctttgaagggcattccgcacaaaaaaaataataattgtttttagCGTCTAAAAATTGGTCTAAAATGATTGATGttttacaaaatcaaaaaagTCTTTAATTTATTCTTTCATATTTGCCCTTGGTATATTCCAAAAACAACAAATAGTTTGAGATAATTATTTATAACAATCAccacaaataatttgagatggagggagtaatttctTAATCCATGTGACAAGGCTAAACATCAATTATTTTAAACTTATTAGTGTACATGGTTTTAAGGTTCCTACAGTTTTTCTTACGTCAGCATGAAACCAATGGTACCCCACAGTTCACCTTATTCTCCGTAATGTGCGCGTGTAATGACAGGCCCCCTACCGCCGCGTGATGTTCGGCAGGATATATTATAcgtatacaacaacaataatatactCAGTGTATCTCACAAAGTGAGGTTTTAGGATGGAAGAGCGTACACAGAATTACTTTTATCATAGAGATAGACATATTATTTCGAAAGATCCTCGACTAAAAAAAAAGCAACCACATCAATCCGATAAAGAAAATAACAACAGTAATGAAGTTATGAGAACTAAAATATGACAAAACAGCCTAGAAAAGGTCAAAAAACATGACTAACACAAAATTATATGCATGCAgaaccaaaagaaaaatgacttGTTGACATGCCACGTGGAGAAAGGTGCTTGTCAATCTCTTTGGACGGCCGAACGGGACAGGTGGTATGAGAGATTGATTGAGACAGTTTAGCGGGTCTGAGACCATCTCCAATCTTGCATCATTTTTTACACCAAATGTTATTTTGGTgtaaaaaataatgttttaaAGCTCCAattttgcattatttttttacACCATTTTGATGCATGAATAGTGTTGCACTAAATTTGATGCAACATTATTCATTGCACCATTACttttcattaaattttttttttattattatttaacacttttaatttaacatattataaattttaatttttatatttagattcCTAATATACCTATTCATCTACACCATTactattaattaatattttattattattttttttattatatcacacttttaatttaacatattataagttttaatttataattttagattcctaatatacctaattattttttatgtaatatcttatgatattaattttacatcttaATTTTAGAGTGtaagttttataaattaatgttcgtatatattattttatataaaattgtaagttaattttattataagttataattgtattaaaaaatataactatcacaaaaatgaaaagtgcaaatataaaatataatatgttgttaataaataacacaatgttcaataacataataatttcGAATATATAACACAATGTCCAATAACAACACAATGATCAATAACATAACAATGTTCAATACATTAAtgatttcacttttatttgaattatccattaatatgtataacgtataatatttgcttacaatttatattatttagaattttatggtataaaataattttatattaaatgcTTATATAACAAAGGATTATGAATTACATGGGATGgatatgtaaaaaagaaaaaaaaaggattttttttatgaaattaaaaataaaatttaattaaaagaaaataatataatataaaagagagagaagaatataaaagaaatattcttttttggtGCAAAAAATAGTACAATGGGTTGGAGTTAATTTACACTattttggtgcaaaaaataGTGCAATGGGTTGGAGATGCCCTTAGTAAACAGCTAAAACAATGGTATTTTAAACTTAAATTGGACCCCAGAGGCGCCAGCTCAGCAGTTGCTTCATCACAATAAAATTTGTTTGGCCGCAaactattattttaatttaattattaggTTTATTTTAGTTAAGTTTTGTACCACTAAGATTCAAGAGCATTACATTTAATTAACTATACATTATTGGTTGaactactacaacaacaacaatatgtaTTCCACAAATAGGGTTTGGAAAGAGTAAAACACTACAGTTAATTAACTATACATTGTTTATTGAACTACCAAACattttcaatttaatttcaaGCATCCTCTTTCTTACCAATTTATGTGGAAGCAGTTCGTGCATGAAAGTTAAATTGCCTAACTTTTTGTGTGAATTtgaatatatattctatatgttctttaatgttttatATTTCAAAACTATATGAGAAGTGTTATATGTAATTCCTAAATAATAATACCTTCATATAAAATGGATGAAGACTCAGAtcgaagagaataaataactcTTATTCTTTGACttaaataaaatgatcatattACTGGAATGTTATTGGAAGAAATTTTACTAATGCATAATTGCCTTTTATCTAGTATTAGTTTAGCTTGGGTTGTGTATGGaggaaagtatatatatatatatattttttttttaattttcttatgttcggttggtcaaaaaatttgaaaattattttctctagaaaaataaatttcttaaaaatgaggaaattaAAATGACTTCCTAGTGAAGGTAGGAAAGCAAGTTCTGTTTACCCCCGAATTtaggtaatcaattgaatttataggtgaggtataggatatgtggacaaactttaatttattttggtttttgatggaatatatatatggattcgTGTACAACGGTTAGTAGATATAAATATATGCGTTAATAACTTGGGTAAATACGTTGCATATGTTGCTATGGATGATTAAGTAAAGTGATATTAGAAGAGCAAAGCTAAAACAATAATACTCCACAGATTCAGACTAAAGagagaaataatattttgatttgctATTACAATGCTCTAGATTCCAAAAAGCTAACCCCTTAAAAGTAAGGGaatgccccctatttatagttttgcttTACGTTCAGATAaacataaaaccctttttaataAAGAACCCTAAAAGATAAGGCCGGCCGCACACCGATGAACACCCGTATTTGCTCATAAAGACAACGTGGCAGAATCTGCCTCGTACGCGGGCAATTTTGAATCGATCAACCGACTAATCTGCCGACGATCAACTTGGCCACGCGAGAAACCgacaacggccacgatcaactcgggcCGGCGAAACCGGACGGGCCGTGATGAGGGAATCGCTCCTGGACAAACCGCATCAAACGATTTCTCCGCTTTCTTCTCGATCAACCACTTCTCGTGTAATACCTCCCCCGAAAGAAAGTCTTCACGCCGTGCTTCGTTTCTTTCTTCCCTCGATCCCCTGCCTCACCGATCTAACATGAACCcaatttttaccgtatacagatagtcccacACTTTTCGACTCACAGTTTTTCCTATAACCGGAAACGGACGAGTCACGTAACCTGGTGGTTCCATGTTCTCGttcttatctttttattttttccacgGAATAACAAGTGCCACATCCCCTCGCCATCGGCCACGTGTTTCATCCCGAACGACCAACTTTGGTAACCGCCATAACGCACGTCGTTTCAAATCACGTCCCTCGTTAATTGTGGGACACGTGTCATCCCCGTTGGTTTCGGATCTATAATCGTCTCGGTTCATATGCCATATAAGGCCTTTAACCTCTCTTTTTACCATTTTTCACTTCCctttcttcactttctttcacTTCATCGATCATCcttctctccaattttcttctttgATCGTGATCATCCCCCCTTCCTATTTGTTTCGATCATGTGCCGCCCAACTTTTCAACTTTCATCGGCCGTTCTTTTGACTCGAAAGTTGCTACTTTGCTTCTTCTCTCACTTTGccattttgaaattttctctCAACTCGCTtgttccttattttttttaacttgttttTTTCCNNNNNNNNNNNNNNNNNNNNNNNNNNNNNNNNNNNNNNNNNNNNNNNNNNNNNNNNNNNNNNNNNNNNNNNNNNNNNNNNNNNNNNNNNNNNNNNNNNNNTCACTATTCCATTCAAAGTCTAAAAAAATTTATAGATCTTATTCTAAATAGCATTATATTTAAAGCCTTAGCAATATTTACAAGTTTTTTTGGCATTTACGTGCATTATCATATTTTCTATGAGTTTTATTCTAAATAGCATTTTCATTTAAAAccttaataatatttataagtattattttaaaCGGCATTATtacgttttcttttaaaaccttATTAGCACTAACAAACTATTTTCTGAAATGTCAAATATTATATTTGCATCTTTAGccctaattaattaacctaagtttgatcggataaccgtagttaacggattctaaaggatgcctaacccttCCCTTAGAATaatctagaacccttacctagaatcgtAGCAAGTAGACCGTAATAACAAGGTTTAGTTAGTCTtaccttagttaaaataggtgccctaattcaccttaaaatcaattaggtggcgactccgaaaataaaacaatataggaatcaccaatatgttgtacctaacttagcccgtttaaatggggtatgACAGACCATAGTCTTTGAAACTTGCGTAGGGTTttttagaccgtagtctttaatatttacatatttagcATATTTAGGAGTCTGGTCCGGCGAAATGCAATATTGGCAATACTATATTATCTTGATCGAGACAAGATTTTTATTGATCGACCGGAGATGTAATTACAATCATTGCCGTGGTAAGAACAAACTAATTAGACACGATTCAATCGATCATTTGGTCCTTACATCCGGGCCTATCGTTCAAGCCTTGGCTTTACATAGTTATCACTTAGGTCAGggtatagtagtcccctagtaTTCGAGTCTGAAATGTAAGGGCTCGTGTACTATTGGTTCGATAGGTGCAATCTCCAATCCCCAGTTTTTGATCGGGTTGCTCTATTTGCGTAGCACACTGTTCggcgctgcctcattaaaaaccttgtcggaaaacccacttcgggacaAAAACGGTCGAAGGGAAAAAGGCAAAGACGTCTTTTTCGAGGCTTAAGTCTACGTACTTTCTCCCGCCTTCCATTATGCTGCTCCCGATGCCCATTAGGTTGTATGCCTGCATGGTTagatttagagaaaaaaaaaaaaaaaggttattcATACCTTTAACAATAATACCTCTTTAGGTGTGCCACGTTCCAGTTATTTTTCAACTGTTTTCCGTCTCCATTCTCAGCCGATAGGAACCTTCCCCGATTATTAGGTGACTCGATATAGCACTtcccaattttaattttcctttgTAGGGGTTCTTGGTGTGGAGTGTGACTTTCATCAGCACCAAGTCCCCAATCCGAAAATACCTAAAGTTAGCCCTTCGGTTATAATATCTTTGCATCCTTTATTTTTGTGCGGCTATCCGGATATAAGCAGCTTCTCTCTTTTCGTCCACGAGATTCAGATTAGCAGACATTGCTTCACGATTCGAGTCTTCAGTGGCATATTGGAATCTTAAGCTTGGTTCACCAACTTCGACGGGTATTAGAGCCTCGGCTCCGTATACATAGGAGAATGGAGTTTCCCTGGTGCTTGATCTTACTATCGTGCGGTAGGCTCATAAGACCTCGGCCAGAACCTCTTTCCAGTGGTGCTTATAGCCGGTTAGTCTTTTCTTTAGATTCTCGGATAATCTTATTGGTAGATTCGACTGCTCGCGGGGCCGGGTGATATGGGGTGGACAAGATCTTAACGTGATCTTGGTATTCTTCAAAAAACTTACCCATCGCCGCCATGAATCGCTATTATAGCATGCGATTTCATACAGTACCCCCGAATCGGCGTATTACATGgtcataaataaaatcaataacttCTTTCTCTCCGACCTTCTCAAGTGCGCatgcttcaacccatttagagaaataatcggtcataagtaaaataaattgTGTCTTACACTCGGGGCCCGTGGAAAAGGCCTCGCTATCTACCCCATTTCAGAATAGCCATGTAGCGAAAGGACCGAAGCTCTTCCCCCGACCGGTGTATTGACGGGCGTACTTGGCATTCGTTGCACTTGAGCGAGGCTTTGGCATCTCTCCCCATTCCCGTTCCAATAGTGCAACCCGCTACCATAGAACTGCCGGACCCGGTAAGTCGGCTCCCGAATGATTTTCACAAGTCCTCTCGTGAATTTCCCATACGTAGTCGGTTCTCCGTGGACATCTCGCCAAGGGGCCGTGGAACGACCTTTGGTATAACTGGCCATCGACCAAATAAAATCTTGTGGCTTTGGTTCGGAGGGCCCTTGATTCTTTGGCATCGGACGGTAGCTTCCCTATTTGAAGATAGTCTATGTATTTGTTCCTCCAATCCCAAGTGAGGCTGGTCGAGTTTATCTCGGTGTGACTGGTCTCGATGACCGATCTCATCAACTGTACCATAACTCCATAATTGAACTCATCCGATTCTACGGATGATCCCAAGTTTGCTAGGGCATCTACCTCGTTATTTTGATCTGGAGGCACGTGTTCCAATGTCCATTCCTTGAACCAGCGAAGGACAACTTGCAGTTTTTCTTGGTATCTCCGCATTCGGTCGTCCTTTACCTCGAATGTTCTATTCACTTGGTTGACCACCAGGAGAGAATCGCACTTGGCCTCTATGATTTTGGCTCCCAAGCCCTTAGCCAGttctaaacctgcaatcatagtcTCATACTCGGCTTCGTTGTTGGTCAAATCAGCGGACCTACTAGACTGTCTTATTATGTCACCCGAGGGAGGTTTGAGAACGATCCGTAACTCGGGCCCCTTTATATTAGAAGCACCGTCTGTGTAAAGGGTCTAGATTCCCGAACTAGTCCCCGAGGTAAGAAGAATATCTTTATCAACCTCGGGGATCATGGCCGGCACAAAATCGGCCACGAAATCCGCCAGTATTTGTGATTTGATAGTAGTTCGTGATCTATAGTCAATATCATACTCGCTAATCTCTACAACCCATTTTGTTAATCGGCCTGAGAGTTCgggtttatgcatgacattcCTTAAGGGGTATGATGTTACGACGTATATGGTATGacattgaaagtaaggttttaatTTTCTAGATGCGCTCAATAAAGCCAAAGCAAGTTTTTCTAAATGAGGGTATCGGGTTTTAGCGTCACCTAGGGTTCTGCTTACATAATAAACTGGGTATTGCGTACTTTCTTCCTCTCGAACAAGGACACCACTTACCGCTATCTCAGACACAGCCAAGTATAGATACAAATGCTCGTTCGCTTTTAGCGTGTGGAGCAAAAGCGGGCTTGATAAGTACTTCCTTAGCTCTGCTAAGTCCATATGACATTCGGGGGTCCAAGCAAAATCGGTCTTTTTCTTTAGCAATGAGAAAAATCGATGACTTCTGTCCGAGGATCTAGAGATGAATCGGCTTAGGGCAGCTATCCGCCCAGTCAACCTTTGTACCCCTTTGATGTCGTTTATCACGGTGATATCTTTAATTGCCTTTATCTTATCCGGGTTGATTTCGATTCCTCGATTTGATACCATGAATCCAAGAAACTTACCCGAGCCGAAGGCACACTTTTTcgggttcagcttcatgttgtacttCCTTAGTATACTGAAAGTTTCCTGCAAATACTTTAAATGGTTCTCTGCTCGCAGGGACTTAACAACCATGTCATctacataaacttccattgaTTTCCTTATTTGGTGCTCAAACATGCGGTTGACCAGCCGCTAATAGGTGGCACCGGTATTTTTTAGTCCGAAgggcattacattataacaataagTGCCATACCTAGTTATGAAAAAGGTTTCTTCTCGATCCTCCGGGTCTATCTGTATTTGATTGCACCCGGAGTAGGCATCGAGGAAACTCAATGTATCGTGACCCGCAGTAGCGTCGATGTTGGGCAAgggaaatgaatccttcgggcaagccttatttaaatctttatagtctatgcacattctaaatttatgtTCCTTTTTAGGTACTACTACAACATTAGCTAACCAGTCCGGGTATTTAACCTCTCGAATAGATCCTATGTTAAGGTGCTTAGTTACCTCGTCTTTGACGAACGCATGTTTTACCTCGGGCTGCGGCCTCCGCTTTTGTTTGAGGGGAGGAAAACTTGGATCCAGACTCAACTTGTGCGTTGTTACCTCCAGTGGgatacctgtcatgtctaaatgggaccagGCAAAGCAATCTaagttatttttaagaaattcagTAAATTGTTTCCTGAGCTCGGgagttaaccccgtgcccaggtataccttcctGTCAGGAAGATGAACGAACAGTATGACTTGCTCGAGCTCTTTGACTGTAGATTTAGTGGCATCTGAATCATCGGGTACCACAAAGGTCCTCAGAACTCCGAACTCTAACTCTTCATCTGGTGTGTTCCTATTCCGATCCTCCGACAACTCCGGGATCAGAATCTGTGATTGTTATTTGGCACTTTCCCCTTCGTTCCATTCCGGCATCATTGTCGTCGTAACAGATTTTTCGACCGCGAACATTTTCTTTGCGGCCTGTTGCTCACCATGAACGGTTTTGATCCCTTCTGAGGTTGAGAATTTCAATGCCTGATGCATAGTTGAGAGGGACACTTTCATGAGGTGAATCCACGGTCTTCCCAATAATGCATTGTATCCCATGTCTCCCTCTATCACATAAAATTTGGTCTGCTGCGTAGTTCCGGTCGTGTTGATCGGTAAGTTGATCTCACCCTTCGTCGTTTCGCAGGCCATGTTGAATCCGTTGAGGACTCGTATTGCTGGCATGATCTGATCTAGTAGTCCCAGCTGCTCGATGACTCTCCATCGGATGATAGTagccgagctacctggatcaatcaaaagATACGtttaattctaaatttattgacaagGACAGATATTACCATAGCGTCGTTATGAGACTGAACGATGCCTTCCATATCCTCGTCACTGAACGAGATGGGGCCGTCGGGGTCATAATTCCAAATACGCTTTTCTCTTGTTATGGAAACTTTGGTGCGTTTCACTACCGGCCCTCGGGGGACATCCATTCCTCCCATGATCATGTGGACCACTTGCTGAGGCTCTTCCGATCTATCCTGCTTGTTGGCGTCCACGTTCTTGAAGTGAGTTTTTGCTCGTTCACTTAAAAATTCTCGAAGGTGTCCCAAATTAAACAGACAGGCAACCTCCTCTCTCAACTGCCGACAATCTTCGGTTCGATGGATGTGAGTGTGATGGTATTTGCAAATAAGGCTTTTATCCCGTTTCTCTGGATCAGATTGGATTGGCCTTGGGTGCTTTGTTTCCCTGTTACGGATAACGGCCGCTGCTATGGTTACTACATCGATGCAGAAATTATACTCGAACAACCTTGGGATTTCTCTATTTACCGGGGTTCTATCGTGACATTTATGTTCATCAGTCCACGATTACTTGGGCCTCGATCGTTCCTTCGATCATTCCTCCTACCATTCTTACTCGATTCACTGTTGCACCTGTTGCCCCTTCGATCAGGTGGGTAAGGTTGATATCCGTCATATGATGGTCTTGAATCTCGACCGTCGTTCTCCTCGTTCGATCATTCCTTTACCGAATGCCATGATACGAGGCGGCTCTCGGCATCTTATCATCTTCGACCCCGATCTTCGATTGATACCGTTGTGTACATCACCCAAGCGATTGTCGGGCACTCTATCGATTTTGCTTTAGCTCCATATGTGATCGAGCTTCGAGTCGAGCCCGAGTAAAAGCCTCGAACGGCCCAATCATCGGCGGACCCAGGTAAGTCCATGCGTTCCATTTGAAACAGGACCACAAACTCGTGGAGCGTTTCGTCATCTCGTTGCTTGACGTTGAACAAGTCCGATTTTCGGGTTTCGACCTTGATGGCTCCGACGTGGGCTTTGACAAAAGCATCCGCAAGCATGGCAAATGAATCAATCGAATGCTCGGGCAAGTTGTGATACCATATCATTACTCCCTTGGACAGGGTTTCCCCGAATTTCTTAAGTAGCACCGACTCCCTTTCATCGTCGGCGAGATCGTTGCATTTAATAGCAAATATGTATGCCGTCACATGTTCGTTTAGGTCCGTTGTCCCATTATACTTCGGGATATCGGGCATGCGAAATCTCTTCGGGATTTTCATCGGCGCAGCACTTGGCGGAAAAGGAATTTGGACGAATTTTTTCGAATCCGGTCCTTTCAACACCGGAGGTACCCCAGGAATCTGGTCGATCCTCAAGTTGTAGTTCTCCACCTTCTTATCGTTCGCCTCTATTTTCTTTTCGTCGGATTCGACTCGTTTCGTCAATTCTTCGAGCATCCTTCTCGACACTCTGCCTAAGATGGTTCTCGTTATTTCGAGCAGCGTGTTTTTCTTCCGTTTCCTCGGTCTGCTCCGATGGAGCAACATCGGGTGCTTGATTTCGATTTTACAATTGTGCTATAATTTCTTACTGGGCATGTAGTTGGGCCATAGCCATGTCCAACTGGTTTTGGAGCTGTTGCAGCATGGCTCCATATCCCCCCCTACCCCGGCCGACACGTTGCCCACCGATGACCCGACCTGGTCAGGATTAACTGGGGTACGTTGTTGTTAGGTACGCCCTCATCGTTGTGCTCGTGATGGTTTGACTCAACTTGAAAATTGACAGAATAGGAGTCCGACATGTCTGGTAGACCTGAAATCAAACCTCAAAGAACAAGTGTTAAATGTCGAGTGTAATCAGAACTTGTATTAAACTACCACTATTATCCCAGGCCCCACGGTGAGCGCCAAATTGTTTACCCTGAAAATggataacaattgaatttataggTGGAGCCAAGGATATGCGgtttaatttaatataatttataattttatagcAAATAATAGTACAGAATCAGACTACAAATCTAATTATGGAGGGCACCGGTTGGCCTTGAATACCGGGGGTCGAGGTTAATGCACGGGGCCGAACGGCGAACTCTGAACAATGAAATAAAGAAGATGAACAGTGCTGATGATGTTATTGCTTGCTTGAAATATGAATATGCTGCTCTCTTTTTGGGCGAAAAAACATGGCCAAAATAAAGGGGGGTCTCTTCTTTATATAATAGAGGAGTTCCAACCCTAGTACAATATTAAATAAGGAATAAAATCGAATAAAATCTGTTGACAACTATTGACGTGATCGGTGTCGAAATATCCGGCTGATGGCGGATAGTTCGTTTTCTTATCATGGTGACTAACCGCCTCTTCAACCTGCCTCAATGTCCTGATTCTGCTCGATCTCGAAATCCGATCCCCGATAAGATCGATCTCATGGTGACCGAGCATAGTTTTCATGTCGAGAAATCGGGGATATCAATTACCTCGGTTTCACCCGTATACAGTATGTGTAATTTGAACACGTATATTTTACTACGACAACTCTAtgctttttattctttttgtaaTTATTGATTGAGTTGATGAACTCACTTCTGTTTACTTTTATGTTTCCATACGTAGGTACAAACCTCAAAATTGAGGCTGATTTGATCAAAACCTAAAGACTATATAGGTTCTGGTGAGGT
Coding sequences within it:
- the LOC132034979 gene encoding uncharacterized protein LOC132034979 gives rise to the protein MLEELTKRVESDEKKIEANDKKVENYNLRIDQIPGVPPVLKGPDSKKFVQIPFPPSAAPMKIPKRFRMPDIPKYNGTTDLNEHVTAYIFAIKCNDLADDERESVLLKKFGETLSKGVMIWYHNLPEHSIDSFAMLADAFVKAHVGAIKVETRKSDLFNVKQRDDETLHEFVVLFQMERMDLPGSADDWAVRGFYSGSTRSSITYGAKAKSIECPTIAWVITPVNREIPRLFEYNFCIDVVTIAAAVIRNRETKHPRPIQSDPEKRDKSLICKYHHTHIHRTEDCRQLREEVACLFNLGHLREFLSERAKTHFKNVDANKQDRSEEPQQVVHMIMGGMDVPRGPVVKRTKVSITREKRIWNYDPDGPISFSDEDMEGSSATIIRWRVIEQLGLLDQIMPAIRVLNGFNMACETTKGEINLPINTTGTTQQTKFYVIEGDMGYNALLGRPWIHLMKVSLSTMHQALKFSTSEGIKTVHGEQQAAKKMFAVEKSVTTTMMPEWNEGESAK